One genomic region from Granulimonas faecalis encodes:
- a CDS encoding SpoIIE family protein phosphatase, translating to MILGSNITATDTGGRIKAFCGLNAVFDILAMVDDAVAGYDASGRVIIANENLASLSGLTRQQLLGIDVNALFLPLSGIPNPHDRLPFPLDGSKATLLCRRPTEGTKVRVVVRARAMGDDGSFLLVARPTSVASAPEPDGPRPTSDVSVDGAALSSDEVAAVADADVRVASIGREGPADVVALMSELGGAVVSGDASGVRDMLVSELRDAVDADAGALYLAGSGGYALKSFTGDVDGREMPSYITSQDRLASLAGEVRHTLAFDRHRGLDGEVVLSEKATKEVHGAPELESLPLVSFFSVPIVYDATVVAVALVGWNAPHALHGHDAKVLDILALHHANELMTATLSARAHSNERVSNAASERLLHLEGLGEKATLLDYYDAFEAMAAAVGCSFMPIFKNLHQDTLFIKTPAGELVDFPFDVDMLRDDEWHYEDVHIWPFSKLATLRGWVSEKGIANDGVLVIMDRLVGESRGFLVTKDGGTALPSLSYTYFKRFVQDVHRLERRQTQRAQDALISHTLQSGLGNHLQHVEGLTAQAIYNSATETADVGGDFYDLIRLPGNRACVILGDVAGKGVQSASVSAAVRTALGAYSWEGLAPSHMVRSLNDFFLGFSRLETFATVFVGVIDVAEGTLTYCCAGHPPALLLHPAEQQTELLNVQSGVVGAFREMVYRDGHVRLRPGDELLLYTDGATEARGADGTFFGEMGLRDAVVRNIDLDVHDIPDKIMATLYEFTENRLDDDVAMMAVRFDGLDADSTAGAPS from the coding sequence ATGATCCTAGGCAGCAACATCACGGCCACCGACACGGGGGGCCGCATCAAGGCCTTCTGCGGGCTCAACGCCGTCTTCGACATCCTCGCCATGGTCGACGACGCCGTGGCGGGCTACGACGCCTCCGGGCGCGTCATCATCGCCAACGAGAACCTCGCGTCGCTCTCGGGGCTCACGCGCCAGCAGCTTCTCGGCATCGACGTCAACGCCCTGTTCCTGCCGCTGTCGGGCATCCCCAACCCCCATGACCGCCTCCCGTTCCCCCTGGACGGCTCCAAGGCGACGCTCCTCTGCCGACGCCCCACGGAGGGCACCAAGGTACGCGTGGTGGTGCGTGCCCGCGCGATGGGGGACGACGGGTCGTTCCTCCTCGTGGCACGGCCCACGTCGGTGGCCAGCGCCCCGGAGCCCGACGGCCCGCGGCCGACGTCTGACGTCTCGGTGGACGGTGCGGCGCTCTCCTCGGACGAGGTCGCCGCCGTGGCCGACGCCGACGTGCGCGTGGCCTCCATCGGCCGTGAGGGGCCCGCCGACGTGGTGGCGCTCATGAGCGAGCTCGGCGGCGCCGTGGTGTCGGGCGACGCCAGCGGCGTCCGGGACATGCTGGTCTCCGAGCTCCGCGACGCCGTTGACGCGGACGCCGGCGCGCTCTACCTGGCCGGATCGGGCGGCTACGCCCTCAAGAGCTTCACGGGCGACGTGGACGGCAGGGAGATGCCCTCCTACATCACGTCCCAGGACCGCCTCGCGTCGCTCGCGGGGGAGGTCCGGCACACCCTGGCCTTCGACCGCCACCGCGGGCTCGACGGCGAGGTCGTCCTCTCCGAGAAGGCCACCAAGGAGGTGCATGGGGCCCCGGAGCTCGAGTCGCTGCCGCTCGTCTCGTTCTTCTCGGTGCCCATCGTCTACGACGCCACGGTCGTCGCTGTGGCCCTCGTGGGGTGGAACGCCCCGCATGCCCTCCACGGCCACGACGCCAAGGTCCTCGACATCCTCGCGCTTCACCACGCCAACGAGCTCATGACCGCCACGCTCTCGGCGAGGGCGCACTCCAACGAGCGCGTGTCCAACGCCGCCAGCGAGCGCCTCCTGCACCTGGAGGGGTTGGGGGAGAAGGCCACGCTCCTCGACTACTACGACGCCTTCGAGGCCATGGCGGCCGCTGTGGGCTGCTCCTTCATGCCCATCTTCAAGAACCTCCACCAGGACACCCTGTTCATCAAGACGCCCGCCGGCGAGCTCGTCGACTTCCCCTTCGACGTGGACATGCTCCGAGACGACGAGTGGCATTACGAGGACGTCCACATCTGGCCGTTCTCCAAGCTCGCCACACTCCGGGGCTGGGTGTCCGAGAAGGGCATCGCCAACGACGGCGTCCTCGTGATCATGGATCGTCTCGTGGGCGAGTCCCGGGGCTTCCTCGTGACCAAAGACGGCGGCACGGCCCTCCCGTCGCTCTCGTACACCTACTTCAAGCGCTTCGTGCAGGACGTCCACCGCCTCGAGCGCCGCCAGACCCAGCGGGCCCAGGACGCCCTCATCAGCCACACGCTGCAGTCGGGCCTGGGCAACCACCTCCAACACGTGGAGGGGCTCACGGCGCAGGCCATCTACAACTCGGCCACCGAGACGGCCGATGTGGGCGGCGACTTCTACGACCTCATCCGCCTGCCCGGCAACCGTGCCTGCGTCATCCTGGGCGACGTGGCGGGCAAGGGCGTGCAGTCGGCGTCGGTGTCGGCGGCCGTCCGCACGGCCCTCGGCGCCTACTCATGGGAGGGTCTGGCACCCTCCCACATGGTGCGCTCGCTCAACGACTTCTTTCTGGGCTTCTCCCGGCTCGAGACGTTCGCTACCGTGTTCGTGGGCGTCATCGACGTCGCGGAGGGCACGCTCACCTACTGCTGCGCCGGCCACCCGCCCGCGCTGCTGCTGCACCCCGCGGAGCAGCAGACCGAGCTCCTCAATGTACAGTCGGGGGTCGTGGGGGCCTTCCGTGAGATGGTCTACCGCGACGGCCACGTGCGCCTGCGGCCCGGCGACGAGCTCCTGCTCTACACCGACGGAGCCACAGAGGCGCGGGGCGCCGACGGCACGTTCTTTGGCGAGATGGGCCTCCGCGACGCCGTGGTGCGCAACATCGACCTCGACGTCCACGACATCCCCGACAAGATCATGGCGACCCTCTACGAGTTCACCGAGAACCGCCTCGACGACGACGTCGCCATGATGGCCGTGCGCTTCGACGGCCTGGACGCCGACAGCACCGCCGGGGCCCCCTCGTGA
- the nrdD gene encoding anaerobic ribonucleoside-triphosphate reductase translates to MKIIKRNGSEATFDVAKIVNAIRGANVTVPEPVRLTEAQIDDAATAVEAECEACGHTVTVEEVQDMVEDQIMAKGAFSVARNYITYRYVQSLKRTSNTTDERILSLIECNNEDVKQENSNKNPTVNSVQRDYMAGEVSKDLANRILLPREVVEAHDEGIIHFHDADYYAQHMHNCDLVNLEDMLQNGTVISGTLIEKPHSFSTACNIATQIIAQVASSQYGGQSISLTHLAPFVDVSRRRIRRDFVRELEELGIEPEEGQVGRIVEERLLDEIRRGVQTIQYQVVTLMTTNGQAPFVTVFMYLNEARDAQEKHDLALIIEETLRQRYEGVKNEAGVWVTPAFPKLIYVLEEDNLEPGQKYYYLTQLAAKCTAKRMVPDYISEKMMRKLKLSAGEVEGEGDVYTCMGCRSFLTPDRSGNGYGNVANAGDYEPGKPKYYGRFNQGVVTINLPDVALSSGGDMDEFWRIFDERLELCHRALMCRHNRLRGTLSDAAPILWQYGALARLPKGEVIDPLLFGGYSTISLGYAGLYECVRYMTGHSHTDAEATPFALAVMQHMNDKCAEWKAATDIDFSLYGTPLESTTYKFAKCLQRRFGVVPGVTDHGYITNSYHVHVAEQIDAFTKLRFESEFQRLSPGGAISYVEVPDMQDNLEAVMSVLRFIYDNIMYAELNTKSDYCQACGFDGEIRIVEDDGKLVWECPHCGNRDQTTLNVARRTCGYIGTQFWNQGRTEEIRDRVLHL, encoded by the coding sequence ATGAAGATCATCAAGCGCAACGGGTCCGAGGCGACCTTCGACGTCGCAAAGATCGTCAACGCCATCCGGGGGGCCAACGTGACCGTCCCCGAACCCGTGCGGCTCACCGAGGCGCAGATCGACGACGCCGCCACCGCCGTCGAGGCCGAGTGCGAGGCCTGCGGCCACACCGTGACGGTGGAAGAGGTCCAGGACATGGTGGAGGACCAGATCATGGCCAAGGGCGCCTTCTCGGTGGCCCGCAACTACATCACCTACCGTTACGTCCAGAGCCTCAAACGCACCTCCAACACCACCGACGAGCGCATCCTCTCGCTCATCGAGTGCAACAACGAGGACGTCAAGCAGGAGAACTCCAACAAGAACCCCACGGTCAACTCCGTGCAGCGCGACTACATGGCCGGCGAGGTGTCCAAGGACCTCGCCAACCGCATTCTGCTGCCGCGCGAGGTGGTGGAGGCCCACGACGAGGGCATCATCCACTTCCACGACGCCGACTACTACGCGCAGCACATGCACAACTGCGACCTCGTCAACCTCGAGGACATGCTGCAGAACGGCACCGTGATCAGCGGCACCCTCATCGAGAAGCCGCACTCCTTCTCCACGGCCTGCAACATCGCCACCCAGATCATCGCCCAGGTGGCCTCCAGCCAGTACGGCGGCCAGTCCATCTCCCTCACGCACCTGGCGCCCTTCGTGGACGTCTCGCGCCGCCGCATCCGCCGCGACTTCGTGCGCGAGCTCGAGGAGCTCGGCATCGAGCCCGAGGAAGGGCAGGTGGGCCGCATCGTCGAGGAGCGCCTCCTCGACGAGATCCGCCGCGGTGTCCAGACCATCCAGTATCAGGTGGTCACCCTCATGACCACCAACGGCCAGGCACCCTTCGTCACGGTCTTCATGTACCTCAACGAGGCCCGCGACGCCCAGGAGAAGCACGACCTCGCCCTCATCATCGAGGAGACCCTCCGCCAGCGCTACGAGGGTGTCAAGAACGAGGCCGGCGTCTGGGTCACCCCCGCCTTCCCCAAGCTCATCTACGTGCTGGAGGAGGACAACCTCGAGCCCGGCCAGAAGTACTACTACCTCACCCAGCTTGCGGCCAAGTGCACCGCCAAGCGCATGGTGCCCGACTACATCTCCGAGAAGATGATGCGCAAGCTCAAGCTCTCGGCCGGTGAGGTCGAGGGTGAGGGCGACGTCTACACCTGCATGGGCTGCCGGTCCTTCCTCACGCCCGACCGCTCCGGCAACGGCTACGGCAACGTGGCCAATGCCGGCGACTACGAGCCGGGCAAGCCCAAGTACTACGGCCGCTTCAACCAGGGCGTGGTCACCATCAACCTCCCGGACGTCGCCCTCTCCAGCGGCGGCGACATGGACGAGTTCTGGCGCATCTTCGACGAGCGCCTGGAGCTCTGCCACCGCGCCCTCATGTGCCGTCACAACCGCCTCAGGGGCACGCTCTCGGACGCCGCGCCTATCCTCTGGCAGTACGGCGCCCTGGCCCGCCTGCCCAAGGGCGAGGTCATCGACCCGCTGCTCTTCGGCGGCTACTCCACCATCAGCCTCGGCTACGCCGGCCTCTACGAGTGCGTGCGCTACATGACCGGCCACAGCCACACCGACGCCGAGGCCACGCCGTTCGCCTTGGCCGTCATGCAGCACATGAACGACAAGTGCGCCGAGTGGAAGGCCGCCACGGACATCGACTTCTCCCTCTACGGCACGCCCCTGGAGTCCACCACCTACAAGTTCGCCAAGTGCCTCCAGCGCCGCTTCGGCGTCGTCCCCGGCGTCACCGACCACGGCTACATCACCAACAGTTACCACGTGCACGTGGCCGAGCAGATCGACGCCTTCACCAAGCTGCGCTTCGAGAGCGAGTTCCAGCGCCTCTCCCCGGGCGGCGCCATCTCCTACGTCGAGGTCCCCGACATGCAGGACAACCTCGAGGCGGTCATGAGCGTGCTGCGCTTCATCTACGACAACATCATGTACGCCGAGCTCAACACCAAGAGCGACTACTGCCAGGCCTGCGGCTTCGACGGAGAGATCAGGATCGTGGAGGACGACGGCAAGCTCGTGTGGGAATGCCCGCATTGCGGCAACCGCGACCAGACCACCCTCAACGTCGCCCGGCGCACCTGCGGCTACATCGGCACGCAGTTCTGGAACCAGGGCCGCACCGAGGAGATCCGCGACCGCGTCCTGCACCTCTAG
- a CDS encoding cation diffusion facilitator family transporter: MTAADTRGNRLRDIVRVLWVVMALNLVVAAAKFLYGQATGSLSMRSDGVASAFDALSNVVGIVGASLAAQPPDRGHPYGHAKFETYASVAIGVMLVVAAFNLCADGVGALMGRRDAVTVNVGSYVVMVGTLAVNLAVSRGERLSGRRLKSEVLVADALHTRSDALVSVSVIVGLVVVQMGFPVADAVVSLVVGAAIAVSAVEVFRSASTTLSDAARLDEGEVRSCASEVPGVRSVHNIRTRGTEGEVFVDLHVLVDPLMTVLDGHGVGEAVEARLRDRFGEVGEVIVHIEPDTALERRLGEADDAALGAAAVGGHSTGAGDTPSGDVAGQPVPRCPR; the protein is encoded by the coding sequence GTGACCGCCGCCGACACCCGCGGCAATCGCCTCCGCGACATCGTGAGGGTGCTCTGGGTGGTCATGGCCCTCAACCTCGTCGTGGCCGCCGCGAAGTTCCTTTACGGCCAGGCTACCGGCTCGCTCTCCATGCGCAGCGACGGCGTCGCGAGCGCCTTCGACGCCCTCTCCAACGTGGTGGGCATCGTGGGCGCGTCGCTGGCGGCGCAGCCGCCCGACCGCGGGCACCCCTACGGTCATGCGAAGTTCGAGACCTACGCCTCCGTGGCCATCGGGGTCATGCTCGTCGTGGCGGCCTTCAACCTCTGCGCCGACGGCGTCGGCGCCCTCATGGGGCGCCGGGACGCCGTCACGGTGAACGTGGGCAGCTATGTCGTCATGGTGGGCACCCTCGCCGTGAACCTCGCCGTGAGCCGCGGCGAGCGGCTGAGCGGCCGCCGCCTCAAGAGCGAGGTGCTCGTGGCCGACGCGCTGCACACCCGTTCCGACGCCCTCGTCTCGGTCTCGGTCATCGTCGGCCTCGTCGTGGTCCAGATGGGCTTCCCCGTGGCTGACGCGGTCGTGTCCCTCGTCGTGGGCGCCGCCATCGCCGTCTCGGCCGTGGAGGTCTTTCGTTCCGCGAGCACGACCCTCTCCGACGCCGCCCGTCTCGACGAGGGGGAGGTGCGCTCGTGCGCCTCCGAGGTGCCCGGCGTCCGCTCGGTTCACAACATCCGCACACGGGGAACCGAGGGGGAGGTCTTCGTCGACCTCCATGTTCTGGTTGACCCCCTTATGACTGTGCTGGACGGCCACGGGGTGGGGGAGGCTGTGGAGGCGCGGCTCCGCGACCGCTTCGGTGAGGTCGGTGAAGTAATCGTTCATATCGAGCCTGACACAGCGCTGGAGCGGCGCCTCGGCGAGGCCGACGACGCCGCCCTCGGTGCCGCCGCGGTGGGTGGACACAGTACCGGCGCTGGGGATACTCCGTCGGGTGACGTCGCCGGGCAGCCGGTGCCCCGATGCCCCCGCTGA
- the trpS gene encoding tryptophan--tRNA ligase — MANEESFAEAQRRSDAMWKSLGEDGGAHTLLSGDRPTGRLHLGHYFGTVRERVRLQEMGVNTNILIADYQVITDRDTTAHITEYAYDMILDYLAVGIDPERATIFCHSAVPALNQLMLPFLSLVSESELLRNPTVKAEQEASGHALTGLLLTYPVHQACDILFCKADCVPVGKDQLPHIELTRNIARRFNERYGKVFPMPVGLLSDTPLLPGLDGRKMSKSYGNSIAISMTAEETAKLIRKSKTDSERTITFDPENRPGVSALITTASVMTGRDPEEIADSIGDAGAGALKRYVTEVVDDYMAPIRERRAAFAAQPALVREILHEGNRRANEVADETLAQVREAMGMVY, encoded by the coding sequence ATGGCAAACGAGGAGAGCTTCGCCGAGGCGCAGAGGCGGTCCGACGCCATGTGGAAATCCCTTGGAGAGGACGGTGGCGCCCACACCCTCCTCTCGGGCGACCGCCCCACGGGCCGCCTGCACCTGGGCCACTACTTCGGCACCGTGCGCGAGCGCGTTCGGCTCCAGGAGATGGGCGTCAACACCAACATCCTCATCGCCGACTACCAGGTGATCACGGACCGCGACACCACGGCCCATATCACCGAGTACGCCTACGACATGATCCTCGACTACCTCGCCGTGGGCATCGACCCCGAGCGGGCCACGATCTTCTGCCACTCGGCCGTGCCGGCGCTCAACCAGCTCATGCTGCCGTTCCTCTCCCTCGTGAGCGAGAGCGAGCTCCTGCGCAACCCCACGGTCAAGGCCGAGCAGGAGGCCTCGGGCCACGCCCTCACCGGCCTGCTCCTCACCTACCCCGTGCACCAGGCCTGCGACATCCTGTTCTGCAAGGCCGACTGCGTCCCCGTGGGCAAGGACCAGCTCCCCCACATCGAGCTCACCCGCAACATCGCCCGGCGCTTCAACGAGCGCTACGGCAAGGTGTTCCCCATGCCCGTGGGCCTGCTGTCCGACACCCCGCTCCTCCCGGGCCTCGACGGCCGCAAGATGTCCAAGAGCTACGGCAACTCCATCGCCATCTCCATGACCGCCGAGGAGACCGCCAAGCTCATCCGCAAGTCCAAGACCGACTCGGAGCGCACCATCACCTTCGACCCGGAGAACCGCCCCGGCGTCTCGGCCCTCATCACCACTGCCTCCGTCATGACCGGCCGCGACCCGGAGGAGATCGCCGACTCCATCGGCGACGCCGGCGCCGGCGCCCTCAAGCGCTACGTCACCGAGGTCGTGGACGACTACATGGCCCCCATCCGCGAACGCCGCGCCGCCTTCGCCGCCCAGCCCGCCCTCGTGCGCGAGATCCTCCACGAGGGCAACCGCCGCGCCAACGAGGTCGCCGACGAGACCCTCGCCCAGGTGCGCGAGGCGATGGGCATGGTCTACTAG
- the nrdG gene encoding anaerobic ribonucleoside-triphosphate reductase activating protein, translating to MNCANVKYCDIANGTGVRTSLFVSGCTHRCPGCFNEVAWDFSYGDAFDEALQQEVLDSLAPSYIAGLSVLGGEPMEPSNQRALAPFLERVRAECPGKDVWVYTGDVLDELLDPSSPRHTEVTERLLRSVDVLVDGPFVHELKDITLRFRGSQNQRIIDVSRSLEAGRTVLWEDDPVFAQHSMGCQELHL from the coding sequence ATGAACTGCGCCAACGTCAAGTACTGCGACATCGCCAACGGCACCGGTGTGCGGACGAGCCTGTTCGTCTCCGGCTGCACCCACCGCTGCCCCGGCTGCTTCAACGAGGTGGCCTGGGACTTCTCCTATGGCGACGCCTTCGACGAGGCGCTGCAACAGGAGGTCCTCGACTCCCTCGCCCCCTCTTATATAGCGGGCCTGTCCGTGCTCGGGGGCGAGCCCATGGAGCCGTCCAACCAGCGGGCGCTCGCTCCCTTCCTAGAGCGGGTCCGCGCCGAGTGCCCGGGCAAGGACGTGTGGGTGTACACGGGCGACGTCCTCGACGAGCTCCTCGACCCCTCCTCGCCCCGCCACACCGAGGTCACCGAACGGCTCCTGCGGTCCGTGGACGTGCTCGTGGACGGGCCGTTCGTCCACGAGCTCAAGGACATCACCCTGAGGTTCCGCGGCTCGCAGAACCAGCGCATCATCGACGTGTCCCGGAGCCTCGAGGCCGGTCGCACGGTGCTCTGGGAGGATGACCCGGTGTTCGCCCAGCACTCCATGGGCTGCCAGGAGCTGCACCTCTAG
- a CDS encoding YfcC family protein, whose protein sequence is MSDVTKPKKKREMLSSYTILFIILIVVALISIAMSAAIPDITAATLGDVLMAPAEGFVDAVDVCLFVMVLGGFLAIVERSGALNAGISTLVRAMGGNELKLIPILMIIFSIMGTTYGFCEESVGFYALLAATMMAAGTDVLVGAAMVLLGAGCGVLGSTVNPFATGVASATLTSIGIPVDQTIIIVLGLILMVVADVISILFVYNYAKKVKADTGKSILTGHEIEAAEKEYGSAAKAVSEAKAITGRQKAVLALFAVTFVVMIIGFIPWEDLGVNAFNAGYASEEVTAPITGDEIVAAWGDGGIDGDIVFNSEPDAVVTSETTTSLGWSAFLTGTPLGQWYFAEATAWFLIMAIIIGVVAGLSERELVDTFIAGAGDMMGVVLVIALARGVSVLMDVTGLSNWILASAAAGLKGMSAIVFAPLSFILYVLLSFLIPSSSGMATVSMPIMGPLAVELGFSPEVMVQIYSSANGFVNLFTPTCGAIMGGLALARVEYSTWLKFATKLLAILFVVLVVIVTVACMVVPA, encoded by the coding sequence ATGTCAGACGTGACAAAGCCTAAGAAGAAGCGGGAGATGCTCTCTTCTTACACGATCTTGTTCATCATCCTGATCGTGGTGGCTCTTATCTCCATTGCCATGTCCGCGGCAATCCCGGACATCACTGCCGCCACCCTGGGTGACGTGCTGATGGCCCCCGCAGAGGGCTTCGTCGACGCCGTCGATGTCTGCCTGTTCGTCATGGTGCTCGGTGGCTTCCTTGCCATCGTCGAGCGCTCCGGCGCCCTGAACGCCGGCATCTCGACGCTGGTGCGCGCCATGGGCGGCAACGAGCTCAAGCTCATTCCCATCCTCATGATCATCTTCTCGATCATGGGCACCACCTACGGCTTCTGCGAGGAGTCCGTGGGCTTCTACGCCCTGCTCGCCGCCACCATGATGGCCGCCGGCACCGACGTGCTCGTGGGTGCGGCCATGGTGCTGCTCGGCGCCGGCTGCGGCGTGCTCGGCTCCACGGTCAACCCGTTCGCCACGGGCGTCGCCTCCGCCACGCTCACCTCCATCGGCATCCCGGTGGACCAGACGATCATCATCGTCCTCGGCCTGATCCTCATGGTCGTGGCCGACGTCATCTCGATCCTCTTCGTGTACAACTACGCCAAGAAGGTCAAGGCCGACACCGGCAAGTCCATCCTCACCGGCCACGAGATCGAGGCCGCCGAGAAGGAGTACGGCAGCGCCGCCAAGGCCGTGTCCGAGGCCAAGGCCATCACTGGCCGCCAGAAGGCCGTCCTGGCCCTGTTCGCCGTCACCTTCGTCGTCATGATCATCGGCTTCATCCCTTGGGAGGACCTGGGCGTCAACGCTTTCAACGCCGGCTACGCCTCCGAGGAGGTCACCGCCCCCATCACCGGTGACGAGATCGTCGCCGCCTGGGGCGACGGCGGCATCGACGGCGACATCGTGTTCAACTCCGAGCCCGACGCCGTCGTGACCAGCGAGACCACCACGTCCCTCGGCTGGTCCGCCTTCCTCACCGGCACCCCGCTCGGCCAGTGGTACTTCGCCGAGGCCACGGCCTGGTTCCTCATCATGGCCATCATCATCGGCGTCGTGGCCGGCCTGTCCGAGCGCGAGCTCGTGGACACCTTCATCGCCGGCGCCGGCGACATGATGGGCGTCGTGCTCGTCATCGCCCTCGCCCGCGGCGTCTCCGTCCTCATGGACGTTACCGGCCTCTCCAACTGGATTCTGGCCTCTGCCGCCGCCGGTCTCAAGGGCATGAGCGCCATCGTCTTCGCTCCCCTGTCCTTCATCCTCTACGTGCTCCTGTCCTTCCTCATCCCGTCGAGCTCCGGCATGGCCACCGTGTCCATGCCCATCATGGGCCCGCTGGCTGTGGAGCTGGGCTTCTCGCCCGAGGTCATGGTGCAGATCTACTCCAGCGCCAACGGCTTCGTGAACCTGTTCACGCCCACCTGCGGCGCCATCATGGGTGGCCTGGCGCTGGCCCGCGTGGAGTACTCCACTTGGCTGAAGTTCGCCACCAAGCTCCTGGCGATCCTCTTCGTGGTCCTCGTCGTCATCGTGACGGTGGCCTGCATGGTGGTGCCCGCCTAG
- a CDS encoding basic amino acid/polyamine antiporter, whose amino-acid sequence MSDGQTSAAQSGGAGKIGLFGLIGMVVSSCIGSGAFALTGQIAQVAAPGPALIAWGIAGVGFLMLALSLKNLGEKRPDLDGIFSYATEGFGPFAGFLSGWGYWLSAWLGNVAFATAMMSAVGMFYPPFASGNTVPCVVIASIFMWALTFLVIRGVESASFLNAIVMVAKVAALALFIVFGVVMFNAGVFTQDFWGQLYDNLVAMGQAGPDAVALGSVGQQVVNCLIIMMWCFIGIEGASVLSSRAQKKSDAGKATVIGLVALLVIYIGVSVLPFGFMPYTEIAQLNDTTSMAEVFNLMAPGWGGPFITIAMIVSIAGCWLSFTILPAETTQLMANHKLLPASFGQLNDKKSPQFSLLVVAACTQAFLIVVIFSESAYDFAFSMCTVAIVVTWALAAAYQMKYSLAHKQAGQAVIGLIALAFLVVGVLFNGWSFLLLTCIGYIPGLFAYVSARKTEGVRSFTPAEHVVEYVVIAGAVLAVILLATGIIVI is encoded by the coding sequence TTGTCAGACGGACAGACGTCTGCCGCTCAGTCGGGCGGTGCGGGCAAGATCGGCCTTTTCGGGCTGATCGGTATGGTGGTGAGCTCCTGCATCGGTTCGGGCGCCTTTGCCCTCACCGGTCAGATCGCCCAGGTCGCGGCCCCAGGCCCGGCCCTCATCGCTTGGGGCATTGCCGGCGTCGGCTTCCTCATGCTCGCCCTTTCCCTGAAGAACCTGGGCGAGAAGCGTCCCGACCTCGACGGCATCTTCAGCTACGCCACTGAGGGCTTCGGACCGTTCGCCGGTTTCCTTTCGGGCTGGGGCTACTGGCTTTCCGCATGGCTGGGCAACGTGGCCTTCGCCACGGCCATGATGAGCGCCGTGGGCATGTTCTATCCGCCTTTTGCCAGCGGCAACACCGTGCCCTGCGTGGTCATTGCCTCAATCTTCATGTGGGCCCTGACCTTCCTGGTGATTCGCGGCGTCGAGAGCGCCTCGTTCCTAAACGCCATCGTCATGGTGGCCAAGGTCGCCGCCCTCGCGCTCTTCATCGTCTTCGGTGTCGTGATGTTCAACGCGGGTGTCTTCACCCAGGACTTCTGGGGCCAGCTCTACGACAACCTCGTGGCCATGGGCCAGGCCGGCCCCGACGCCGTGGCCCTGGGATCTGTGGGCCAGCAGGTGGTCAACTGCCTGATCATCATGATGTGGTGCTTCATCGGCATCGAGGGCGCCTCGGTGCTTTCGAGCCGCGCCCAGAAGAAGAGCGACGCTGGCAAGGCCACGGTCATCGGCCTTGTGGCCCTGCTCGTCATCTACATCGGCGTGTCCGTGCTGCCCTTCGGCTTCATGCCCTACACCGAGATTGCCCAGCTCAACGACACCACCTCCATGGCCGAGGTCTTCAACCTCATGGCCCCGGGCTGGGGCGGTCCCTTCATCACCATCGCCATGATCGTCTCCATCGCCGGCTGCTGGCTCTCGTTCACCATCCTGCCCGCCGAGACCACCCAGCTCATGGCCAACCACAAGCTGCTGCCGGCCTCCTTCGGCCAGCTCAACGACAAGAAGTCGCCGCAGTTCTCGCTGCTCGTGGTTGCCGCCTGCACCCAGGCCTTCCTGATCGTCGTGATTTTCTCCGAGAGCGCCTATGACTTCGCGTTCTCCATGTGCACCGTTGCCATCGTGGTTACCTGGGCCTTGGCCGCCGCTTACCAGATGAAGTACTCCCTTGCTCACAAGCAGGCGGGCCAGGCCGTCATCGGCCTTATCGCCCTGGCCTTCTTGGTCGTCGGCGTGCTTTTCAACGGCTGGAGCTTTCTGCTCCTCACCTGTATCGGCTACATCCCGGGCCTCTTCGCCTATGTGAGCGCCCGCAAGACAGAGGGCGTGAGGTCCTTTACGCCGGCCGAGCACGTTGTGGAATACGTCGTCATTGCAGGCGCTGTTCTGGCCGTCATCCTTTTGGCCACGGGCATCATCGTCATCTAG